One Deltaproteobacteria bacterium DNA segment encodes these proteins:
- a CDS encoding Fe-S cluster protein, with product MWLKGYTKKIFRPECNPSFQSLHCLARLDQDVSEVLPYLNAVLGGFEYFKEPPAVTFKVHGKIITVHPREIAVNALKDEAEADRILEWLKSEINQTWENRADITPCYAGKTKPKLLEILRLLPKTNCKKCGQLTCMVFAAQAMEGGRGAEHCPELSEENREKLAAYLAGFDYE from the coding sequence ATGTGGCTCAAAGGGTATACGAAAAAGATCTTCAGACCGGAGTGCAATCCCAGTTTTCAATCTCTTCACTGTCTCGCCCGGCTGGATCAAGATGTCAGCGAGGTTCTGCCCTATCTGAATGCGGTGCTTGGGGGATTTGAGTATTTCAAGGAGCCGCCTGCGGTAACATTCAAGGTCCACGGAAAAATCATCACGGTGCACCCCCGGGAGATCGCCGTCAACGCCCTCAAGGATGAGGCCGAGGCGGACCGTATCTTGGAGTGGTTGAAAAGCGAGATCAATCAGACCTGGGAGAACCGGGCCGACATAACACCCTGTTATGCCGGCAAGACAAAACCTAAGCTGCTGGAAATATTGCGCCTGCTGCCCAAGACCAACTGCAAAAAATGCGGTCAGCTCACTTGCATGGTCTTTGCCGCTCAAGCGATGGAAGGCGGCCGCGGGGCGGAGCATTGCCCGGAGTTGTCCGAGGAGAACCGGGAGAAGTTGGCGGCTTACCTGGCGGGCTTCGACTATGAATAA